In the Candidatus Omnitrophota bacterium genome, one interval contains:
- the purH gene encoding bifunctional phosphoribosylaminoimidazolecarboxamide formyltransferase/IMP cyclohydrolase translates to MIKVKRALISVSDKTGIVEFARGLKAAGVEILSTGGTAKMLQDSGVPAQEVSEYTKFPEILDGRVKTLHPSIHGGLLALRDDPSHMEQLKKHQIGLIDMVVVNLYPFERVSQKDTVSLDEALENIDIGGPSMLRSAAKNFKSVAVVCNPQRYKEILKELDTNSGLLSDSVLMNLAAEAFQMTARYDGIISDFLNNRLKGHSFSGLPKELTLRFTKVQDLRYGENPHQSAAFYRDKDEILGLAKIQQLHGKELSFNNLLDLNAAAEVIKDFEEPAAVVIKHNNPTGVAQDENLARAYELAWKCDPLSAFGGIIGLNRAVDAATAKAILKSGFMECIIAPDYEPGALKLLTDKKNLRLTQVKLKDLRHQGYDYKRVTGGLLLQAWDEKHLRPEDLKVATKTKPTKAQLASMMFGWKMIKHIRSNAIILVKGCRTVGIGCGQTSRVESTAIAVKKAGKDAKNSVLISDAFLPKADNVTVAAKAGVRAIIQTGGSIADPEVIKEADRKGIAMVMTGVRHFKH, encoded by the coding sequence ATGATCAAAGTCAAGCGCGCCCTTATCAGTGTTTCCGACAAGACCGGGATCGTGGAGTTCGCCCGCGGGCTGAAGGCCGCCGGCGTGGAGATCCTGTCCACCGGAGGCACGGCCAAGATGCTGCAAGATTCCGGCGTCCCGGCCCAGGAAGTCTCCGAATACACGAAATTCCCCGAGATCCTCGACGGCCGCGTCAAGACCCTGCACCCTTCGATCCACGGCGGGCTCCTGGCCCTGCGGGACGACCCCTCCCATATGGAGCAGCTCAAAAAGCACCAGATCGGGCTGATCGACATGGTTGTGGTGAACCTGTATCCGTTCGAGCGCGTGAGCCAGAAGGACACCGTGTCCCTGGACGAGGCGCTGGAGAACATCGACATCGGCGGGCCTTCCATGCTGCGCTCCGCGGCGAAAAATTTCAAAAGTGTTGCCGTGGTGTGCAATCCCCAGAGGTATAAAGAGATTTTGAAGGAGCTCGATACCAACAGCGGGCTTTTGTCCGACTCGGTCCTGATGAATCTCGCGGCCGAGGCGTTCCAGATGACGGCCCGGTATGACGGCATCATTTCCGATTTTCTGAACAACCGGCTCAAGGGCCACAGCTTTTCCGGCCTGCCGAAAGAGCTGACCCTGCGGTTCACGAAAGTCCAGGACCTGCGTTACGGGGAGAACCCCCACCAGTCGGCCGCGTTTTACCGGGACAAGGACGAGATCCTGGGGCTGGCCAAGATCCAGCAGCTGCACGGCAAGGAGTTGTCGTTCAACAACCTTCTGGACCTGAACGCCGCGGCCGAGGTCATCAAGGACTTCGAGGAACCGGCGGCCGTGGTCATCAAGCACAACAACCCGACGGGAGTCGCGCAGGACGAGAACCTGGCCAGGGCCTATGAGCTCGCCTGGAAGTGCGACCCTCTTTCGGCGTTCGGCGGCATCATCGGCCTCAACCGCGCCGTCGACGCGGCCACGGCCAAGGCCATCCTCAAGAGCGGGTTCATGGAATGCATCATCGCCCCGGACTATGAGCCCGGAGCCCTCAAGCTTCTGACGGACAAAAAGAACCTCCGTCTGACACAGGTGAAACTCAAAGACCTGCGCCATCAGGGATACGATTACAAACGCGTGACCGGCGGGCTCCTGCTGCAGGCCTGGGACGAGAAGCATTTGCGGCCCGAAGACCTCAAGGTCGCGACCAAAACGAAACCCACCAAGGCCCAGCTGGCCTCCATGATGTTCGGGTGGAAGATGATCAAGCACATCCGCTCGAATGCCATCATCCTCGTCAAGGGCTGCCGGACCGTCGGCATCGGCTGCGGCCAGACCAGCCGCGTGGAAAGCACGGCGATCGCCGTCAAGAAAGCCGGAAAAGACGCGAAAAACTCCGTGCTTATTTCCGACGCATTCCTGCCGAAAGCCGACAACGTCACGGTTGCCGCCAAGGCGGGCGTGCGCGCGATCATCCAGACCGGCGGATCCATCGCCGACCCCGAAGTGATCAAGGAAGCGGACCGCAAAGGCATCGCCATGGTCATGACGGGCGTCAGGCATTTTAAACACTAA
- a CDS encoding folylpolyglutamate synthase/dihydrofolate synthase family protein translates to MPTPREIRSYFDTFTNYESRPLTASSADFQLKRVEDVLSHLGDPHRSLRCLHVAGTKGKGSTCAFAASILRAAGYRTGLYTSPHLFDLRERIRLLKPQAREPSGDLFPDCISEEELADVVSEVRLILEKFRQPAGLTYFEALTVVALQYFRRSKTDAVVLETGLGGRLDATNVVDADVCGLTPVSLDHQGFLGGSIPAIAAEKAAIIKTPRQKAVIAPQSDEAMEVILGRCREIGVSPWLVGRDIRFEIREKLLGHQSLDVTTPRGEYRNVSIPLAGHHQAANAAMAVGMVELLGDAGFRVSPKAVEEGLRNAVWPGRFEVVHRDPLAIVDCAHNPASVQVLVKTVLELLPGRRPVLILGVSADKDIAGMCAEFQKISDIVIATRSRHPRAHAFTGDELKRWFPGKTTSLADDPSQAASLAVSKAGSGGVILAAGSVFIAAEIRTHFLNF, encoded by the coding sequence ATGCCCACCCCTCGCGAAATCAGATCTTACTTCGACACCTTCACCAATTACGAATCCCGGCCCCTCACGGCCTCATCCGCCGATTTTCAACTCAAGCGCGTTGAAGATGTTTTGTCTCATCTGGGCGATCCTCACCGTTCCTTGCGTTGTCTGCACGTGGCCGGCACGAAAGGCAAGGGCTCGACGTGCGCCTTCGCCGCGTCAATCCTCCGGGCCGCCGGATACCGGACGGGGCTGTACACGTCGCCGCACCTGTTCGACCTGCGGGAGAGGATCCGCCTCCTGAAGCCGCAGGCCCGGGAGCCGTCGGGAGACCTGTTCCCGGACTGCATCAGCGAGGAAGAGCTCGCGGACGTGGTCTCGGAGGTCCGGCTCATTTTGGAAAAGTTCCGCCAGCCCGCCGGTTTGACGTATTTTGAAGCGCTGACCGTCGTGGCCCTGCAATATTTCCGGAGGAGCAAAACAGACGCGGTGGTTTTGGAAACCGGCCTGGGCGGGCGGCTGGACGCGACGAATGTCGTTGACGCCGATGTCTGCGGATTGACGCCGGTCAGCCTGGACCATCAGGGATTCTTGGGCGGATCGATCCCGGCCATTGCCGCGGAAAAGGCGGCGATCATCAAGACCCCGCGGCAAAAGGCGGTGATCGCTCCGCAGTCCGACGAAGCCATGGAGGTGATCCTGGGCCGCTGCCGGGAGATCGGGGTGAGCCCCTGGCTGGTGGGACGTGATATCCGTTTTGAGATCCGGGAAAAACTTTTGGGACATCAGTCGCTGGATGTGACAACGCCCCGGGGCGAGTATCGGAACGTTTCGATCCCGCTGGCCGGCCACCATCAGGCCGCCAATGCGGCCATGGCCGTGGGTATGGTAGAATTGTTGGGTGATGCGGGCTTCCGCGTCAGTCCCAAAGCCGTGGAGGAGGGACTCCGGAACGCGGTTTGGCCGGGCCGGTTTGAAGTGGTCCACCGTGATCCTCTGGCGATCGTGGACTGCGCGCACAATCCGGCCTCCGTCCAGGTCCTGGTCAAGACCGTCCTTGAACTGCTGCCGGGACGGCGTCCGGTCCTCATCCTCGGCGTGTCCGCGGACAAGGACATCGCGGGGATGTGCGCGGAATTCCAGAAAATTTCTGATATCGTCATCGCCACGCGCTCCCGTCATCCCCGGGCGCACGCGTTCACCGGGGATGAACTGAAACGATGGTTTCCCGGCAAGACAACGAGCCTTGCCGATGATCCGTCCCAGGCGGCGTCCCTGGCCGTGAGCAAGGCCGGTTCCGGCGGGGTCATTCTGGCGGCCGGTTCGGTGTTCATCGCCGCGGAAATCCGGACGCACTTTTTGAATTTTTGA
- the mnmE gene encoding tRNA uridine-5-carboxymethylaminomethyl(34) synthesis GTPase MnmE, whose translation MYQLRNPDDTIAAVSTPMGTGGIGIVRLSGRQALDVAGRIFSAKSGRSVAEFKSATVHYGWIVRNSEMSDVRSRKMDIVDEVLLTVMRGPRSYTAEDVVEISCHGSAVSLKAILTLALENGARLAEPGEFTQRAFLNGRIDLTQAEAVLDIINAKTETFLRVSANQLKGELSSELEGIRERLMTVYTELEAVLNFPEDDIDSAGKEALRRALSEAEARIGKLLQTSGHGKILRDGMKIVICGKPNVGKSSLLNVLLRESRAIVTPIAGTTRDPIEESAQIKGIPLRLVDTAGILEPRDMIEEEAVRRSRLLMKSADLVLLVLDASREMTAEDKSMIDAVQGQNAVAVLNKCDLGRNIPSDELEKTFPGRRAVAVSALKKTGIEDLEEAIGSAVLRGEPADAGGVLVSNVRHIQALTACRASAGKAADLLQQGLSAEFVSEEIKTAVNALDSITGRNVDADLLDRIFSDFCIGK comes from the coding sequence ATGTATCAACTGAGAAATCCTGACGACACGATCGCCGCGGTCTCCACGCCGATGGGGACCGGCGGGATCGGCATCGTCCGGCTGAGCGGGAGACAGGCGCTGGATGTGGCCGGACGGATCTTTTCCGCCAAGAGCGGGAGGAGCGTCGCCGAATTTAAATCCGCCACCGTTCATTACGGCTGGATCGTGAGGAACAGTGAGATGTCAGATGTCAGAAGCCGGAAGATGGACATCGTTGACGAAGTGCTGTTGACCGTCATGCGCGGGCCCCGCAGTTACACGGCCGAGGACGTGGTGGAGATCAGCTGTCACGGCAGCGCCGTGTCCCTGAAAGCGATCCTGACCCTGGCCCTGGAGAACGGGGCGCGGCTGGCCGAGCCGGGCGAGTTCACTCAAAGGGCATTTTTGAACGGCCGGATCGATCTCACGCAGGCCGAAGCGGTGCTCGACATCATCAACGCCAAGACGGAAACTTTCCTGCGCGTCTCCGCGAACCAGCTCAAAGGGGAGTTGTCCTCCGAGCTGGAAGGCATCCGGGAACGGCTGATGACGGTTTACACGGAACTGGAAGCGGTCCTGAATTTTCCAGAGGACGACATTGATTCCGCCGGGAAAGAGGCCCTGCGGCGCGCGCTGTCCGAGGCCGAGGCCCGGATCGGCAAACTTCTCCAGACATCCGGGCACGGCAAGATCCTGCGCGACGGCATGAAGATCGTTATTTGCGGAAAGCCCAATGTCGGGAAATCGTCCCTGCTCAACGTCCTTTTGAGGGAATCCCGCGCCATTGTCACGCCCATCGCGGGAACGACGCGCGACCCGATCGAGGAATCCGCGCAGATCAAAGGCATTCCCTTGCGGCTCGTTGATACCGCCGGGATCCTGGAGCCGCGGGACATGATCGAGGAAGAGGCCGTCCGCCGCAGCCGTCTGTTGATGAAAAGCGCCGATCTGGTCCTGCTGGTCCTGGACGCCAGCAGAGAGATGACGGCGGAGGACAAGTCCATGATCGACGCGGTCCAGGGGCAGAATGCGGTCGCGGTCTTGAACAAATGCGATCTCGGGCGCAATATCCCGTCGGACGAGCTGGAGAAGACCTTCCCGGGACGCAGGGCCGTGGCCGTTTCCGCGCTGAAGAAGACCGGGATTGAGGACCTGGAGGAGGCCATTGGGAGCGCTGTTTTGCGCGGCGAGCCGGCCGATGCCGGCGGCGTGCTGGTGAGCAATGTCCGGCACATCCAGGCGCTGACCGCGTGCCGGGCGTCGGCGGGCAAGGCCGCGGACCTTCTGCAACAGGGCCTGTCCGCGGAATTTGTTTCGGAGGAGATCAAAACGGCGGTCAACGCGCTGGACAGCATCACGGGGCGCAACGTGGACGCGGATCTGCTGGACAGGATTTTTTCGGATTTTTGTATCGGTAAGTGA
- a CDS encoding CvpA family protein, with amino-acid sequence MYTKTDIVLLCLFLFFLLNGWRRGFLRTILAPLCLLICTVIGVFIYDLTHNIVKAAAFVSVGTLVATLLAHILLGMAKRTVDPNYRDYCIWYSRLLGSLFGLAWEGGITVLIVISLTLAPMKLYGIEKVQDDVQRSFAFSLMEKKVIAQKEWIQNNLSAMAVFEDPQKMEELSSTQEFQDFFQDEKIQALADNQALVEHVQKGQLQKLLNDPQVTAIVRDDALMEKFMNFYYRVYKFALEEQKKQRPRE; translated from the coding sequence ATGTACACCAAGACCGACATCGTCCTTCTCTGTCTCTTCCTCTTTTTCCTGCTGAACGGCTGGCGCCGCGGTTTTCTGCGCACCATCCTGGCGCCGCTGTGCCTGCTGATCTGCACGGTCATCGGGGTCTTCATTTACGATCTGACGCACAACATCGTCAAGGCCGCCGCCTTTGTGTCGGTCGGGACCCTGGTGGCGACACTCCTGGCGCACATACTCCTGGGCATGGCCAAGCGCACGGTCGACCCCAATTACCGCGACTATTGCATCTGGTACAGCCGTCTGCTGGGAAGCCTGTTCGGGCTGGCCTGGGAGGGAGGGATCACGGTCCTGATCGTCATCTCCCTGACCCTGGCGCCCATGAAGCTTTACGGGATCGAGAAGGTCCAGGATGACGTCCAGAGGTCTTTCGCCTTTTCGCTGATGGAAAAAAAAGTGATCGCGCAGAAAGAATGGATCCAAAACAACCTGTCGGCCATGGCGGTCTTTGAAGATCCCCAAAAAATGGAAGAGCTGTCCTCGACCCAGGAATTCCAGGACTTCTTCCAGGACGAGAAAATCCAGGCCCTGGCCGACAATCAGGCCCTTGTGGAGCATGTCCAGAAAGGGCAACTGCAAAAACTCCTGAACGACCCGCAGGTCACCGCGATCGTCCGGGACGACGCCCTCATGGAAAAATTCATGAATTTCTATTACCGCGTCTACAAATTCGCCCTGGAAGAGCAGAAAAAACAACGGCCAAGGGAGTAA
- a CDS encoding PilZ domain-containing protein — MQVEQDKRTFDRFSARFPLKYKHSRNEFGTDVFLRDASAEGLKVATKERLFLHDSVSLEVKLPDSFNPMTLNGQVVWVKSKSPDLWEAGLRFHKINLMEMQRIFKLVAQD; from the coding sequence ATGCAGGTTGAACAAGATAAACGGACGTTTGATCGATTTTCCGCGAGATTTCCTCTCAAGTATAAACACTCCCGCAATGAATTTGGAACGGACGTTTTCCTCCGGGACGCGTCGGCCGAAGGCCTGAAGGTCGCCACCAAAGAGCGGCTTTTTCTCCACGACAGCGTTTCTCTGGAAGTGAAGCTGCCGGACAGTTTCAACCCCATGACCCTCAACGGCCAGGTGGTCTGGGTCAAGAGCAAGTCCCCCGATCTCTGGGAAGCCGGACTCCGGTTTCACAAGATCAATCTCATGGAAATGCAGAGGATCTTCAAGCTAGTTGCGCAGGACTGA
- a CDS encoding extracellular solute-binding protein, which produces MSKNRIFAVPLLAVLIFHGCSQPPAQKNTPLVIWHWMTDRHQAFETLARKYEEQTGVKVLFELYAPSDIYSQKVIVAAQARVLPDIFGVLDKKSVFASFIENGFVADLTDEFAKDSGAWEKVIFPKALAVNRFNDGNVYRIKPGIYGVPIDVTNIQMLYNKKLLQKAGIADPPATFEDFIEAAAALKRVGVGGLVSGWGELWMVECFASNYAFNIMGEDKVLATYRGEVPYTDPEWIRVFEIFQTLSQSGALAEGIVTKTNKYAEQDFALERAAFAFNGSWCVNVYKDMNPDLEYGVMLPPAAGSAYPMRIWGGAGSSFVVNDMSGNKEKAVAFLRWITAKEQQTFLAEETKNLPSNKESLASIPKILSEFAATMDFTTHRALWENNEDPVVLEAFNKGVQSIVIGEKTPRQVAEDVQKMKARQMEKLRNKR; this is translated from the coding sequence ATGAGCAAAAACCGGATTTTTGCCGTTCCCCTTCTCGCCGTCCTGATCTTTCACGGTTGTTCCCAACCCCCCGCACAAAAAAATACCCCTCTCGTCATCTGGCACTGGATGACGGACCGCCACCAGGCCTTTGAAACCCTCGCCAGGAAGTACGAGGAGCAGACCGGGGTCAAGGTCCTTTTTGAGCTCTACGCCCCCTCGGACATTTATTCCCAGAAGGTCATCGTCGCGGCCCAGGCCCGGGTCCTTCCGGACATTTTCGGGGTCCTCGACAAAAAGTCGGTGTTCGCGTCCTTTATTGAGAACGGATTTGTGGCCGATCTGACAGATGAATTCGCCAAAGACTCGGGCGCGTGGGAAAAAGTGATTTTCCCCAAGGCGCTCGCGGTCAACCGTTTCAACGACGGCAATGTTTACCGGATCAAACCCGGGATCTACGGCGTCCCGATCGACGTCACGAATATCCAGATGCTGTACAACAAGAAACTCCTTCAGAAGGCCGGGATCGCGGACCCGCCGGCCACGTTCGAGGACTTCATCGAGGCCGCCGCCGCGCTCAAACGCGTCGGGGTGGGCGGGCTCGTCTCCGGATGGGGAGAGCTGTGGATGGTCGAGTGCTTCGCCTCGAATTACGCGTTCAACATCATGGGCGAGGACAAAGTCCTGGCCACGTACCGCGGGGAGGTCCCGTACACCGATCCGGAATGGATCCGGGTTTTTGAGATCTTTCAGACGCTGAGCCAGAGCGGCGCGCTGGCCGAGGGGATCGTGACCAAGACCAACAAATACGCCGAGCAGGATTTCGCCCTTGAGCGCGCGGCGTTCGCCTTCAACGGCTCCTGGTGCGTGAACGTTTACAAGGACATGAACCCCGACCTGGAATACGGGGTCATGTTGCCTCCGGCGGCGGGCTCGGCATATCCGATGAGGATCTGGGGCGGGGCCGGCTCCTCGTTTGTCGTCAACGATATGTCCGGGAACAAGGAGAAGGCCGTCGCCTTCCTGCGCTGGATCACGGCCAAGGAGCAGCAGACCTTTCTCGCGGAGGAGACCAAGAACCTCCCGTCCAACAAGGAATCGCTGGCGTCCATCCCGAAGATCCTCTCCGAATTCGCGGCCACCATGGACTTCACCACCCACCGGGCGCTGTGGGAAAACAACGAGGACCCGGTCGTACTCGAGGCCTTCAACAAGGGCGTGCAGTCCATCGTCATCGGCGAGAAGACCCCCCGGCAGGTGGCCGAGGACGTGCAGAAGATGAAGGCCCGCCAGATGGAAAAATTGAGAAACAAGCGTTAA
- a CDS encoding sugar ABC transporter permease, translating to MPKPYPSSICGPRVLEKFENFLFIVPAVAIFAVFYIYPFFDIFHLSLQEWNGISLHRDFVGLMNFRDLLDDKSWWNSIGNAAFITLIALTFQNAAAFGLALACDRDIKMKQFYRVVFFIPPVLSEVVVGLIWQWILYAGAQDGQQIGLLNYTLVKTGLPHLVNDWLSDPGTALTCIAVVHSWKGFGWGFVMLLAGLQMIDKELYEAARVDGAGPWGVFWNVTVPNMLPMIVVVMILTILGSMQVFVLILSMAGQGLVDYTSVPVTRILESMTSTNRFGYACAQGVVFGLILVSVSFALKKLSDRMKV from the coding sequence ATGCCCAAACCGTACCCCTCATCAATCTGCGGACCGCGCGTTCTTGAAAAATTCGAGAACTTCCTGTTCATCGTGCCGGCGGTCGCCATTTTCGCCGTTTTTTATATCTATCCGTTTTTCGACATTTTTCATCTGTCCCTTCAAGAATGGAACGGGATCAGCCTTCATCGCGATTTCGTCGGCCTGATGAATTTCCGGGATCTCCTGGACGACAAGTCCTGGTGGAATTCGATCGGCAACGCGGCGTTCATCACGCTGATCGCCCTGACCTTCCAGAACGCCGCGGCCTTTGGGCTGGCGCTCGCTTGCGACCGGGACATCAAGATGAAGCAGTTTTACCGTGTGGTCTTTTTCATCCCGCCGGTCCTCTCCGAGGTCGTCGTCGGTTTGATCTGGCAGTGGATCCTGTACGCCGGAGCGCAGGACGGCCAGCAGATCGGGCTGTTGAATTATACGCTCGTGAAAACAGGCCTTCCGCATCTGGTCAATGACTGGCTGTCCGATCCCGGGACGGCCCTGACCTGTATCGCCGTCGTGCATTCGTGGAAAGGGTTCGGCTGGGGCTTCGTCATGCTTTTGGCGGGGTTGCAGATGATCGATAAAGAGCTTTATGAAGCGGCGCGCGTGGACGGCGCCGGACCCTGGGGCGTGTTCTGGAACGTGACCGTTCCCAACATGCTGCCGATGATCGTTGTCGTCATGATCCTGACGATCCTGGGGTCCATGCAGGTGTTCGTCCTCATTTTGTCCATGGCCGGGCAGGGGCTGGTGGATTACACCTCGGTGCCGGTCACGCGGATCCTGGAGTCGATGACATCGACCAACCGGTTCGGCTACGCCTGCGCCCAGGGCGTCGTGTTCGGCCTGATCCTGGTATCGGTTTCCTTCGCGCTTAAGAAATTGTCAGACCGGATGAAAGTTTAA
- a CDS encoding carbohydrate ABC transporter permease has translation MMSQDRVLRIGKSAAIHAFLLLFALICLFPLFWMLRSSLMTNETIFSDKSLIPAELNFHNYTTAWTEGHFGVYFINSLVYTGAVVFGIVIIASLAAFAFSRLRFPGRDIFFYMFVAAMMIPLPGSFVPLYVLMNKLHLINTRIGYILCMINVGLSLSILLLKTFFDKMPSDLEDAARIDGCSKLGIWWHVALPLARPAIAVVVIFNSLIVWNEYILATLLLNDRGLMPLQRGLMVFQGSHSVDYPLLMAGLTIAAVPIILICLLMQKHIVRGFRQGLL, from the coding sequence ATGATGAGCCAAGACCGCGTCCTCCGTATCGGAAAATCAGCGGCGATCCACGCCTTTTTGCTGCTGTTCGCCCTGATCTGCCTTTTTCCGCTCTTCTGGATGCTGCGTTCGTCCCTGATGACCAATGAAACCATCTTCAGCGACAAATCGCTCATCCCGGCGGAATTGAATTTTCACAATTACACCACGGCCTGGACCGAGGGCCATTTCGGGGTTTATTTCATCAACAGCCTGGTCTACACGGGCGCGGTCGTGTTCGGGATCGTGATCATCGCGTCTTTGGCCGCGTTCGCCTTTTCACGGCTGCGTTTTCCCGGCCGGGACATTTTTTTCTACATGTTCGTCGCCGCCATGATGATCCCTCTGCCCGGAAGTTTCGTCCCTTTGTACGTCCTGATGAACAAACTGCACCTGATCAACACCCGCATCGGGTATATCCTGTGCATGATCAACGTCGGGCTGTCGCTGAGCATCCTGCTGTTGAAAACGTTTTTCGACAAAATGCCTTCGGACCTGGAAGACGCGGCCCGCATTGACGGATGTTCCAAGCTGGGGATCTGGTGGCATGTGGCCCTGCCCCTGGCACGGCCGGCGATCGCGGTGGTCGTGATCTTCAATTCTTTGATCGTCTGGAACGAATACATCCTGGCCACGCTCCTTTTGAATGACAGGGGCCTGATGCCTCTGCAGAGGGGGCTCATGGTCTTCCAGGGATCGCACAGCGTGGATTATCCTCTGCTCATGGCGGGGTTGACCATTGCCGCCGTGCCGATCATCCTGATCTGCCTCCTGATGCAAAAGCACATTGTCAGAGGTTTTCGCCAGGGGCTGTTGTAG